The following proteins are encoded in a genomic region of Paralichthys olivaceus isolate ysfri-2021 chromosome 23, ASM2471397v2, whole genome shotgun sequence:
- the cpsf6 gene encoding cleavage and polyadenylation specificity factor subunit 6 isoform X7, which translates to MADGVDHIDIYADVEEEFNQESDYPVHEQIDLYDDVISPSANNGDAPEDRDYLDALPAPGGSEGGKSAPPNVVYTYTGKRIALYIGNLTWWTTDEDLTETIRSIGIADVLEIKFFENRANGQSKGFALVCVGSEASSRKLMELLSKRELHGQSPIVTPCNKQSLSQFEMQSRKSLRGGFPMGRGRGRFPGPPGPGGDRFPGPVGPGGPPPHFPGGMQGPPRPPPGPPGPPGPPGPPPPGQGLPPPLAGPPNRGDRPPPPVLFPGQFGQPPMGPLPPGPPPPGYGPPPGPPPPQQGPPPPGPFPPRPPGPIGPPMALAPPPHMPGPPPGGPPPAPHVNPAFFPPPGNNNMPPNDSRGPPGPNDPYGRPPPYERDYGPGGREMEASRTPLSEAEFEEIMNRNRAISSSAISRAVSDASAADYGSAIETLVTAISLIKQSKVSADDRCKVLISSLQDCLHGIESKSYGSASRRERSRERDHSRSREKSRRHKSRSRDRHEDYYRERSRERDRHRERDRDRDREREREREYRHR; encoded by the exons ATGGCGGACGGTGTGGATCACATCGACATCTACGCCGACGTAGAGGAGGAATTTAACCAG GAATCTGACTACCCAGTGCACGAGCAGATCGACCTGTACGATGATGTAATATCCCCATCGGCCAATAATGGTGATGCTCCAGAAGACCGTGACTACCTGGACGCATTACCTGCACCCGGTGGCTCAGAGGGAGGCAAGAGTGCTCCACCAAATGTGGTTTACACCTACACAGGAAAAAGGATTGCCCTTTACATAGGCAACCTCACATGG TGGACAACAGATGAGGACCTGACAGAAACAATCCGGTCAATAGGCATCGCAGATGTGCTGGAAATAAAGTTCTTTGAAAACAGAGCCAATGGCCAGTCAAAAGG ATTTGCCCTCGTTTGTGTGGGCTCAGAGGCTTCATCCAGGAAGTTAATGGAGCTCTTATCAAAGAGGGAGCTCCACGGCCAGAGTCCCATCGTCACGCCATGCAACAAACAGTCCCTCAGCCAGTTTGAGATGCAGTCACGCAAAA GTCTTCGTGGAGGTTTCCCCATGGGTCGAGGCAGAGGCAGATTTCCCGGACCACCCGGCCCAGGAGGAGACCGCTTCCCTGGCCCTGTTGGACCCGGAGGACCGCCGCCACACTTTCCTG gTGGGATGCAGGGTCCCCCACGTCCACCTCCTGGTCCACCTGGCCCCCCCGGCCCTCCAGGACCTCCACCACCTGGACAGggcctcccccctcccctcgctGGTCCTCCAAATCGTGGCGACAGGCCGcctcctcctgttctcttcCCTGGTCAATTTGGCCAGCCACCAATGGGACCCTTACCTCCAGGCCCCCCTCCTCCAGGTTATGGCCCTCCTCCTggtcccccacccccccaacagGGTCCACCACCTCCAGGACCCTTCCCTCCTCGGCCCCCAGGTCCTATTGGACCGCCCATGGCTTtggctcctcctccacacatgcCAGGTCCCCCACCGGGCGGACCACCACCAGCCCCCCATGTCAACCCTGCCTTCTTCCCACCACctggcaacaacaacatgccCCCCAACGACAGTCGAGGGCCCCCAGGACCAAACGACCCATACGGACGCCCGCCACCTTATGAGAGGGACTACGGTCCTGGAGGCCG GGAGATGGAGGCGTCACGGACCCCCCTGAGTGAAGCGGAGTTCGAGGAGAtaatgaacagaaacagagcCATCTCCTCCAGCGCCATATCAAGGGCTGTGTCTGACGCCAGTGCAG ctGATTATGGCAGCGCTATAGAGACGTTGGTGACTGCAATCAGTCTGATCAAACAGTCCAAAGTGTCAGCAGACGACCGCtgtaaggtcctcatcagttcCCTGCAGGACTGTCTCCATGGAATCGAGTCAAAGAGCTATGGCTCTGCCTCCAG AAGAGAGCGCTCCAGAGAACGCGACCACAGCCGATCCAGAGAAAAGAGTCGACGCCACAAGTCCCGCAGCCGCGATAGGCATGAGGACTATTACCGAGAACGCAGCCGGGAGAGGGACCGCCACCGCGAGAGGGACCGGGACAGagacagggaaagagagagggagagggagtaCCGACACCGTTAG